A genomic stretch from Theobroma cacao cultivar B97-61/B2 chromosome 4, Criollo_cocoa_genome_V2, whole genome shotgun sequence includes:
- the LOC18601512 gene encoding mini zinc finger protein 2 codes for MRKRQVVVRREEPPRSTTNSSLTIRSVRYGECQKNHAAGVGGYAVDGCREFMASGEEGTSAALTCAACGCHRNFHRREVETEVVCECSSPPSNGA; via the coding sequence ATGAGGAAGCGACAAGTTGTTGTGAGAAGAGAGGAGCCTCCGAGAAGCACCACCAATTCGTCTTTGACAATTAGAAGCGTGAGATATGGAGAGTGCCAAAAGAATCACGCCGCGGGCGTTGGGGGTTATGCTGTTGATGGGTGCAGGGAGTTCATGGCCAGCGGAGAGGAAGGAACAAGCGCAGCCCTTACTTGTGCTGCCTGTGGCTGCCATAGGAACTTCCATAGAAGGGAAGTAGAAACTGAGGTAGTTTGCGAGTGCTCTTCACCTCCTTCCAATGGAGCATAG